A window of the Bacillus andreraoultii genome harbors these coding sequences:
- a CDS encoding nucleobase:cation symporter-2 family protein, whose product MNLSKSKIASLGIQHVLAMYAGAVIVPLIIGKAIGLTAQQLTYLVSIDIMMSGVATILQVWKNKFFGIGLPVVLGCTFTAVGPIIAIGDRFSVGSIYGAILVSGLFVMFIAKYFSKLVRFFPPVVTGSVVTIIGTTLIPVAMNNLAGGDGSKDFGSLENVLLGFSTLLIIILIFRFYSGFIRSIAILIGILFGTIASSFIGIVDFTSVRDASWFHIPKLFFISTPEFHITPILTMILVAVVSLVESTGVYFALSDICDQKISERDIARGYRSEGLAIFIGGFFNAFQYTTFSQNVGLMQLSGVKTKNVIYTAGGLLVLLGLVPKIGAFTTIIPPAVLGGAMVAMFGMVIASGIKMLGQVDFSKQENLFIVACSVGLGLGVTVVPEMFRSLPVGLRILTESGIVLGSLTAVVLNILFNVLKSSSSTIFIQKQKIS is encoded by the coding sequence ATGAATTTATCGAAGTCGAAAATTGCATCACTTGGGATTCAACATGTGTTAGCTATGTATGCAGGTGCTGTTATAGTACCACTAATTATCGGTAAGGCTATTGGTCTAACAGCACAACAATTAACATATTTAGTATCGATTGATATTATGATGAGTGGGGTCGCAACAATTTTACAAGTGTGGAAAAATAAGTTTTTTGGGATTGGTTTACCAGTTGTTCTTGGTTGTACGTTCACAGCTGTTGGCCCGATTATAGCAATTGGTGACCGATTCAGCGTAGGATCGATTTATGGAGCAATACTTGTTAGCGGCCTTTTTGTCATGTTCATTGCAAAATATTTTAGTAAACTTGTTCGTTTTTTTCCACCTGTTGTAACTGGATCTGTTGTGACAATCATAGGAACAACTTTAATACCAGTAGCTATGAATAATTTAGCAGGTGGAGATGGAAGTAAGGATTTTGGATCATTAGAAAATGTATTGTTAGGATTCAGTACGCTCCTGATTATTATTTTAATTTTTCGTTTTTACTCAGGTTTTATCCGATCAATTGCGATTTTAATCGGTATTTTATTTGGAACGATTGCATCATCATTTATTGGCATCGTTGATTTTACTTCAGTTAGAGATGCATCATGGTTTCATATTCCAAAATTATTTTTTATTTCAACACCAGAATTCCATATCACTCCAATCCTTACAATGATTCTTGTTGCTGTCGTAAGCTTAGTTGAATCCACAGGTGTTTACTTTGCGTTAAGTGATATTTGTGATCAGAAAATAAGTGAACGTGATATTGCAAGAGGTTATCGTTCGGAAGGGCTCGCGATTTTCATTGGCGGTTTTTTCAACGCTTTCCAATATACAACATTTTCACAAAATGTCGGGTTAATGCAATTATCAGGAGTTAAGACGAAAAATGTTATTTATACTGCTGGTGGACTACTCGTTCTTCTAGGTTTAGTACCAAAAATCGGCGCGTTTACGACAATCATCCCCCCGGCAGTGCTTGGTGGAGCAATGGTCGCTATGTTCGGTATGGTTATTGCCTCAGGGATTAAAATGTTAGGTCAAGTTGATTTTTCGAAACAAGAAAATTTGTTTATCGTTGCTTGTTCTGTTGGATTAGGATTAGGGGTAACGGTTGTTCCAGAAATGTTTCGTTCATTACCTGTAGGTTTACGAATTTTGACTGAAAGTGGGATTGTCCTCGGTAGTTTAACAGCAGTTGTCTTAAACATTCTTTTTAATGTACTAAAATCAAGTAGTTCGACAATCTTTATTCAAAAACAGAAAATATCGTAA
- a CDS encoding DUF6123 family protein: protein MSAAKQAVGEYIQYLQGKGFPFKEDAIGFIYFGMEYTNADEHLVQIAIEITLKVQKKFDGSFYLSLLESLKSENINSKSKAYHYVKQRHLL from the coding sequence ATGAGTGCTGCAAAACAAGCTGTAGGTGAATATATTCAATACTTACAAGGCAAAGGTTTTCCTTTTAAAGAGGATGCGATTGGTTTTATTTATTTTGGTATGGAGTATACAAATGCAGATGAACATTTAGTACAAATCGCTATTGAGATTACGTTAAAAGTGCAAAAGAAATTCGATGGCAGTTTTTATTTATCACTGTTAGAATCATTAAAGAGCGAAAATATTAATAGTAAGAGTAAGGCTTATCATTATGTAAAACAGCGACATCTACTTTAG
- a CDS encoding reverse transcriptase-like protein: MKFKIKWNYQNKNNIKTTFVSDWIESDSLLEMIEDLEKTGRVRELEFEDETGLTWNKKEVNKILQKLEHEPDDITMFFDGSYQKETGEAGLGVVIYYKQGSEWVRERLNERIDFLESNNEAEYAALHYALKYITNLQVANKKVTIKGDSQGLLMQLLGEWPCYEENLNRWLDRIEKQVEKLHIYPAYELISRNDNKEADQLARQALHRIMINSKQKIGDINR; this comes from the coding sequence ATGAAATTTAAAATTAAATGGAATTATCAAAATAAAAATAATATCAAAACAACCTTTGTCTCGGATTGGATTGAGAGTGATTCTCTCCTTGAAATGATAGAGGATTTGGAAAAAACGGGGCGCGTTCGTGAGTTGGAATTCGAAGACGAAACAGGTTTAACTTGGAATAAAAAAGAAGTAAATAAGATATTGCAAAAACTTGAACATGAACCTGATGATATTACAATGTTTTTCGATGGCAGTTATCAAAAAGAAACCGGTGAAGCTGGTTTAGGAGTTGTAATTTATTATAAACAAGGGAGTGAATGGGTTCGAGAACGTCTTAATGAGAGGATTGACTTTTTAGAATCAAATAATGAAGCGGAATATGCAGCACTCCATTACGCTTTAAAATATATAACCAATTTACAAGTTGCAAATAAAAAAGTAACGATAAAAGGCGATAGTCAAGGATTACTCATGCAACTTTTAGGTGAATGGCCATGCTATGAGGAAAATCTAAATCGTTGGTTGGATCGAATTGAAAAGCAAGTAGAAAAATTGCATATTTATCCGGCATATGAACTAATTTCTAGAAATGATAATAAAGAGGCTGATCAATTAGCTCGCCAAGCACTACACCGTATAATGATCAATAGCAAACAAAAGATAGGTGATATAAATAGATGA
- a CDS encoding chemotaxis protein CheX codes for MSISEKITNILNSTIHSFNNVVQTPLEISNPSSFNQPFQHDAIGVFIGITGDVLGRILITGDEGTFSKIGEKMFGMPLLGEMLESFAGEFGNMIVGNLSTTLFNKGITIDITPPTIFIGSSKVYGFQKAIKLPVSIQTIGDLNIIFMIEEAA; via the coding sequence ATGAGTATTAGCGAGAAAATAACGAATATTCTAAACAGTACGATTCATTCGTTCAATAACGTCGTGCAAACACCTCTTGAGATATCGAATCCATCTTCTTTCAATCAACCTTTTCAGCACGACGCAATTGGAGTTTTTATCGGTATTACAGGGGATGTTTTAGGGCGGATCTTAATTACTGGTGATGAGGGAACATTTAGTAAAATCGGTGAGAAAATGTTCGGAATGCCACTTCTCGGTGAAATGCTTGAATCTTTTGCAGGTGAATTTGGTAATATGATTGTTGGAAATTTAAGTACAACCTTATTTAATAAAGGAATTACAATTGATATTACTCCTCCGACTATTTTTATTGGTAGTTCTAAAGTATACGGTTTTCAAAAAGCCATCAAGTTACCCGTATCAATTCAAACAATAGGTGACCTCAACATTATCTTTATGATTGAGGAAGCCGCATAA
- the cspD gene encoding cold-shock protein CspD: MQNGKVKWFNNEKGYGFIEVEGGNDVFVHYSAIQGDGYKSLEEGQEVSFEIVEGNRGPQAANVVKL; the protein is encoded by the coding sequence ATGCAAAACGGTAAAGTAAAATGGTTTAACAATGAAAAAGGTTATGGCTTTATTGAAGTTGAAGGTGGAAATGATGTATTCGTTCATTACAGCGCAATCCAAGGAGATGGATATAAATCTTTAGAAGAAGGTCAGGAAGTTTCCTTTGAAATCGTTGAAGGAAATCGTGGACCACAAGCAGCGAATGTTGTTAAATTATAA
- the sspL gene encoding small, acid-soluble spore protein L, giving the protein MSGNRGKKAPGVNPQGYGQDGFTENPKSKLENAAKKKNTK; this is encoded by the coding sequence ATGTCCGGAAATCGAGGAAAGAAAGCACCCGGGGTGAACCCACAAGGATACGGTCAAGACGGTTTTACAGAAAATCCAAAAAGTAAATTAGAAAATGCGGCAAAAAAGAAAAATACGAAATAA
- a CDS encoding DMT family transporter, protein MKKTYFADFTLLLVACIWGATFVVVQNAILFLEPHTFNAVRFSIAAIFLFLWLILFKRKELKLFNNKLLLSGIAIGFWLFIGYAFQTLGLVDTTSSKAGFITGLSVVLVPVFSLFILKIKPSLNAITGVCIATIGLYFMTMSGSSGVNIGDLLVFICAIGFAMQIVYTGKYSTQFPTLLLTVIQIGTVALFSSISAFLFENWQKVIQPEILFNREVLFALVVTSFFATAFAFFVQTYFQKYTSATHTALIFAMEPVFAAITAYLFANERMSTHGLIGSTLILLGMILAELPMKRKKLVEEIVQEKVI, encoded by the coding sequence GTGAAAAAGACATATTTCGCTGATTTCACCTTATTGTTGGTTGCATGTATTTGGGGAGCCACATTTGTTGTTGTTCAAAATGCAATCTTATTTTTGGAACCACATACATTTAATGCAGTTCGTTTTTCGATTGCGGCAATTTTTCTTTTTTTATGGCTCATTCTATTTAAAAGAAAGGAATTAAAATTATTTAATAACAAACTTTTACTCTCTGGTATTGCCATTGGTTTTTGGCTTTTTATTGGTTATGCCTTTCAAACGCTTGGGCTTGTGGACACCACCTCTTCAAAAGCTGGTTTTATTACAGGATTAAGTGTTGTTCTAGTTCCAGTTTTCTCGCTTTTCATTTTAAAAATAAAACCAAGCTTAAATGCAATTACGGGTGTTTGTATTGCAACAATCGGACTTTATTTCATGACAATGAGTGGATCTAGTGGAGTGAACATCGGTGATTTACTTGTATTTATTTGTGCTATCGGTTTTGCAATGCAAATTGTTTATACGGGTAAATATTCTACTCAATTCCCTACATTACTACTGACGGTCATACAAATTGGTACAGTTGCTCTATTTTCTAGCATCAGCGCTTTCCTTTTTGAAAACTGGCAAAAAGTAATTCAACCAGAAATTTTATTTAATCGGGAAGTACTTTTCGCTTTAGTTGTGACAAGTTTCTTTGCAACCGCATTTGCCTTTTTCGTTCAAACATATTTTCAAAAATATACTTCTGCAACCCATACAGCATTAATCTTTGCAATGGAGCCTGTATTTGCAGCAATTACCGCATATCTTTTCGCCAATGAAAGAATGTCTACACATGGCCTTATCGGATCCACACTCATTTTACTAGGAATGATTTTAGCTGAACTACCAATGAAGCGGAAGAAACTTGTTGAAGAAATCGTTCAAGAGAAAGTAATCTAA
- a CDS encoding reverse transcriptase-like protein produces the protein MIEVYIDGASSGNPGLSGAGIFIKGNDILEEYSIPLGIMNNHEAEFHAFIKALEICHKKAYQIISVRTDSKIVCDSVEKQFIKRENFKPLLEMAFEFIPSFDLFFIKWIPSKQNQHADRLAKAAIHKN, from the coding sequence ATGATTGAAGTTTATATTGATGGGGCAAGTTCTGGTAACCCAGGATTAAGTGGTGCTGGAATCTTTATTAAAGGGAACGATATATTAGAAGAATATTCAATTCCATTAGGCATTATGAATAATCATGAAGCTGAATTTCATGCCTTCATAAAAGCTTTAGAAATCTGTCATAAAAAGGCTTATCAAATCATTTCCGTTCGCACCGATTCAAAAATCGTTTGTGACTCTGTTGAAAAGCAATTTATTAAAAGGGAAAATTTTAAACCATTATTAGAAATGGCATTCGAATTTATACCTAGCTTTGATCTTTTTTTTATTAAATGGATCCCTAGCAAACAAAATCAACATGCAGATCGGTTAGCGAAAGCTGCCATCCATAAAAACTAG
- a CDS encoding 5'-3' exonuclease — MNDTNSKLLLIDGMALLFRSFYATSYTGQFMYNDEGIPTNGVNGFLRHLFTAVNHFQPTHVAVCWDMGKKTFRNELYPDYKGNRPAPPSELIPQFDLAKEVTGAFSIPNIGVPGFEADDCLGTIASEMKNKAEVVIVTGDHDILQILDNHISVALLKKGIGHYDVETKESFIEEHGYHPQQFIDVKGLTGDTSDFYPGVRGIGPKTAERLIRDFHSVENILDSLHMLTPGQRKKIEKDRDSLILSKILAEIKLDVPLEFNIEDARISFFSEDLEDNLRRLDIKGMSRILTMIEGWQEESSIS, encoded by the coding sequence TTGAATGATACCAACTCTAAATTGTTGTTAATTGATGGGATGGCTCTTTTATTTAGATCTTTTTACGCAACAAGTTATACAGGACAATTTATGTATAATGATGAAGGGATTCCGACAAACGGTGTAAATGGTTTTTTAAGGCATCTATTTACAGCCGTTAATCATTTTCAGCCAACACATGTAGCCGTTTGCTGGGATATGGGGAAGAAGACGTTTCGTAATGAATTATACCCAGATTATAAAGGAAATCGACCTGCACCTCCGAGCGAATTAATACCGCAATTTGATTTAGCAAAAGAAGTGACCGGAGCTTTTTCCATACCAAATATTGGCGTACCGGGATTTGAGGCCGATGACTGTTTAGGAACTATTGCGAGCGAGATGAAAAATAAAGCAGAAGTAGTCATAGTTACAGGAGATCATGATATACTACAAATTTTAGATAATCATATTTCAGTTGCTTTACTAAAAAAAGGAATTGGTCATTATGATGTAGAAACGAAAGAAAGTTTTATTGAAGAGCACGGTTATCACCCCCAACAGTTTATTGATGTTAAGGGGCTAACAGGTGATACAAGCGATTTTTACCCGGGTGTTCGAGGGATTGGACCGAAAACAGCTGAACGACTGATTCGTGACTTTCATAGTGTCGAGAATATATTAGATTCTTTGCATATGTTAACACCTGGTCAGCGAAAGAAAATTGAAAAAGACCGTGACTCATTAATTCTTTCCAAAATTTTAGCGGAAATTAAATTAGATGTTCCATTAGAGTTTAATATCGAAGACGCTCGAATTTCATTTTTCAGTGAGGATTTGGAAGATAACTTAAGAAGGCTGGATATTAAAGGAATGTCTCGAATCTTAACGATGATTGAGGGATGGCAAGAGGAGAGTTCAATTAGTTAG
- a CDS encoding DDE-type integrase/transposase/recombinase: protein MYPQLLTYLFEFIKYQDETIKILQTLLIGKSMFDKPEEKPISKPYRKLQVDELPIVETLEKLDYQELLNDFLEKHGKPLKPVRRHKNAKVCVPSHLNCPKCGAPSDFLYANNGDKGQYQCKVCACLFSEKNRYLKEAILRCPHCSKTLEKIKERKDFDVFKCKNNQCSYYQKKLKGLSKEEKKPFKKDPQAFKMRYIFRLFKFDYKPLSKESPELPKVDLSKLYVSPHTLGLILTYHVNYGLSARKTAAIMNDIHGVSISHQSILNYENSVALIMKPFIDHYPYELSNQFCGDETYIRVSGRWNYLFFFFDTVKKIILSYPVSPNRDTQAAVLAIDEVLLKLKEIPEDLTFVVDGNPIYLLAQHFFAQHDIHFDVKQVIGLTNEDPVSTEYRPLKQIIERLNRTFKGNYKATHGFGSEKGSVSYVTLFVAYFNFLRPHASLENKVPVMIPELSKLPHMPARWTKMIELAQQWLLEIQAA from the coding sequence CTGTATCCTCAATTATTAACCTATTTATTTGAATTTATCAAGTACCAAGATGAGACTATCAAAATTTTACAGACTCTTTTAATTGGAAAGAGTATGTTTGATAAACCCGAAGAAAAACCGATAAGCAAGCCTTATCGAAAACTACAGGTGGATGAGCTTCCGATTGTTGAAACACTTGAAAAGCTTGATTATCAAGAACTACTTAATGATTTTCTAGAAAAACACGGGAAACCATTAAAACCGGTTCGTAGACATAAAAACGCCAAAGTTTGTGTGCCTTCTCATTTGAATTGTCCAAAGTGTGGTGCTCCTTCTGATTTTCTTTATGCAAATAATGGAGATAAAGGACAATATCAATGTAAAGTGTGTGCGTGTTTGTTTAGCGAAAAGAATCGTTATTTGAAAGAGGCCATTTTACGATGTCCTCACTGTTCAAAAACACTTGAAAAGATAAAAGAACGAAAAGATTTTGATGTTTTCAAGTGTAAAAATAATCAATGTTCTTACTACCAAAAGAAGTTAAAAGGTCTTTCGAAAGAAGAGAAGAAACCGTTCAAAAAAGACCCACAAGCGTTCAAAATGCGCTATATATTTCGCCTGTTTAAGTTCGACTATAAGCCACTGTCGAAAGAGTCTCCAGAGTTACCGAAAGTAGATTTATCGAAATTGTACGTGTCTCCGCATACACTGGGACTTATTTTGACTTATCACGTAAACTACGGCTTATCAGCGCGCAAAACCGCGGCCATTATGAATGATATTCACGGAGTTTCTATTTCTCACCAAAGTATTTTAAACTACGAAAACAGTGTCGCGCTCATAATGAAACCGTTTATCGACCATTATCCGTATGAGCTTTCCAATCAATTTTGCGGTGATGAAACGTATATCCGTGTGAGTGGACGTTGGAATTACTTGTTCTTCTTCTTTGATACCGTAAAAAAGATTATTTTGTCGTATCCTGTTTCACCAAACCGAGATACACAGGCAGCTGTATTAGCCATTGATGAAGTATTGCTTAAGCTAAAAGAGATTCCAGAAGATCTTACTTTTGTGGTCGATGGGAATCCTATTTACCTTTTGGCTCAACACTTCTTTGCCCAGCACGATATCCACTTTGATGTGAAGCAAGTCATTGGATTAACCAATGAGGATCCTGTTTCAACGGAATATCGACCGCTTAAACAAATTATTGAGAGACTCAATCGTACTTTTAAGGGTAATTATAAGGCTACACATGGGTTTGGTTCAGAAAAGGGATCGGTATCCTATGTGACTTTATTCGTAGCATATTTTAACTTTCTCAGGCCACATGCTTCACTGGAGAATAAAGTGCCAGTTATGATCCCAGAACTCTCCAAATTGCCACACATGCCGGCACGTTGGACAAAAATGATTGAACTCGCTCAACAATGGCTTCTAGAAATACAAGCCGCCTAA
- a CDS encoding zinc-finger domain-containing protein, which produces MKKDFATREKRSEQDRIELYDEIDELLTTYCDGCFVFNHFKKEQGRRYAHRFCINQCTVGVKIKEIGKKLS; this is translated from the coding sequence ATGAAAAAAGACTTTGCTACACGTGAAAAACGTTCTGAACAAGATAGAATTGAACTATATGATGAAATCGATGAATTATTAACCACATACTGCGATGGATGTTTTGTATTTAACCACTTTAAAAAGGAACAGGGGAGAAGGTATGCTCATCGATTTTGTATTAATCAGTGCACTGTAGGTGTGAAAATAAAGGAAATAGGGAAGAAATTATCGTAA
- a CDS encoding dynamin family protein — translation MNSVTVNAKEDTKLLNKLYQFYRFYREEGDLKTAEKIVELLMKVTNDERIVAFCGHFSAGKSSMINKIIGKEILASSPIPTSANLVKLKVSDRSTIKVFFQDGVIREYPATIRYEQLKEFFKDGKKIRSIEIDVPSKSLPNGAVIMDTPGIDSTDDAHRLATESALHLADVLFYVMDYNHVLAEENFLFTKEMVERGKEIYLIVNMIDKHQEQELSFTDYKKSIEHAFHEWNIFPKHIFYTSLKEENHIHNDFQDVLKEIQEQFTNTQSCLDGSVNLLMEEHLRKKRDEQEEIREQLENVLSSLSFEERNKLEEKLTLLTKQIQEKEEQLNHFSINVNKDLQAVLKNAYLMPSETRELAKEYLETEQKDFKVGLFFAKKKTEEVKVKKYEAFYKAVQENVNTQILWHLKELFGKYMKENGMEQMSLAVKVQHLSIPLPKDVIRSAVKRGALVTGESVLNFTKDVTDNIKKHVTHFIQPILGEFEQELSRDVKKERIELEGKKERLRTLVTAKQQLEQLDVEYQMAKDRLYEIHTCSNSDLNEEIMKNIQALTQVNPIVEMIDEKMLANNVERKEKKEPEQHLGEYVDEDPAIEFHAEQQQMIHKLTKTAQLLRDVPTMEKVSKQLMERAKRLKEKQFTVALFGAFSAGKSSFANALIGEKLLPVSPNPTTATINRILPANEAHPAKTGVVTLKRTEQLLSDINEALEIFGMQAANLAEAYETVNKLMKKENERKEFQTQISFLSAFAKGYPIYKDELGKQLSVGENEFKQFVAEEEKSCFVEAIDFHIDSTITNHGITFVDTPGADSINARHTDVAFEYIKNADAIIFVTYYNHAFSKADREFLIQLGRVKDQFALDKMFFIVNAIDLANSEEELNDVVIYVQDQLLSYGIRNPKIYPVSSMNALKERRSGKNYDSKFLQFEQGFYRFISYDLGKIALTTSKNEWNHAVERLRHLVETANTNQQQKEEKRKILFEKRLESEKLIKGYTTSLLEDQIKQELNELVYYIRQRANYRFNDFFIEAFNPATIKGSGGEVKKALERACKELLQSIGFDLTQELRATSLRLENFLSMKLNQTFEHMTKRLCELDDNLSYSLFEMTRIDTPTFTNELKDIPIQEFSKPLSMFKSTRTFFEKNEKKLMAEAIQTIVEKHIIKYIQKMEANILTLFSKILSEQFKRLLDQLLLETSEQYEGFVTILEDKIDLNHLKNRLNKVELLFVNNNSEQKFD, via the coding sequence ATGAATTCAGTTACAGTAAATGCAAAAGAGGATACAAAACTTCTTAACAAGTTATATCAATTTTATCGGTTTTATAGAGAAGAAGGAGACTTAAAAACCGCAGAGAAAATTGTTGAGTTACTAATGAAAGTAACAAATGATGAAAGGATTGTTGCGTTTTGTGGGCATTTTTCTGCCGGGAAATCGAGTATGATTAATAAAATTATTGGGAAAGAAATATTAGCATCTAGTCCGATTCCGACAAGCGCCAATCTTGTTAAACTAAAGGTAAGTGATAGGTCAACGATAAAAGTATTTTTTCAAGATGGTGTTATTCGCGAATATCCAGCGACAATACGTTATGAACAGTTAAAAGAGTTTTTTAAAGATGGTAAAAAAATACGTTCGATTGAAATAGATGTACCATCTAAAAGCTTACCAAATGGTGCAGTTATTATGGATACACCAGGTATTGATTCGACTGATGATGCTCATAGGCTTGCTACTGAGTCTGCCCTCCATTTAGCGGATGTTTTATTTTATGTTATGGATTATAACCATGTTTTAGCAGAGGAAAACTTTTTATTTACAAAAGAAATGGTCGAGCGAGGAAAAGAAATATACTTAATAGTCAATATGATAGACAAACATCAAGAACAGGAACTTTCGTTTACAGATTATAAGAAATCAATTGAACATGCATTTCATGAGTGGAATATATTTCCAAAACATATTTTTTATACAAGTTTGAAAGAAGAAAATCATATTCACAATGATTTTCAAGATGTATTGAAAGAAATTCAGGAACAATTTACGAACACACAATCATGTCTCGATGGGTCAGTAAACTTACTAATGGAAGAGCATCTGAGAAAAAAACGAGATGAGCAAGAAGAAATACGGGAGCAACTGGAAAATGTATTATCCTCATTATCATTTGAAGAACGAAATAAATTAGAAGAAAAACTAACATTGCTAACGAAACAAATTCAAGAAAAAGAAGAGCAGCTGAATCATTTTTCAATAAACGTAAACAAAGACTTGCAAGCCGTATTAAAAAATGCTTATTTAATGCCTTCTGAAACCCGTGAATTGGCAAAGGAATACTTAGAAACAGAACAAAAAGATTTTAAAGTAGGTCTCTTTTTTGCTAAGAAAAAGACTGAAGAAGTAAAAGTGAAAAAATATGAGGCTTTTTATAAAGCAGTTCAAGAAAATGTAAATACGCAAATACTTTGGCATCTAAAGGAATTATTCGGAAAATATATGAAAGAAAATGGTATGGAGCAGATGAGTTTAGCAGTGAAAGTTCAACATCTGTCTATTCCATTGCCAAAAGACGTCATTCGTAGTGCAGTGAAACGAGGAGCACTTGTAACAGGGGAGTCAGTACTTAATTTTACGAAAGATGTAACGGACAATATAAAAAAACATGTCACTCATTTCATACAGCCAATACTTGGAGAGTTTGAACAAGAACTTAGCCGCGATGTAAAAAAAGAACGGATAGAGTTAGAAGGAAAGAAAGAACGATTACGAACTTTAGTTACTGCAAAACAGCAGTTAGAACAATTAGACGTTGAATATCAAATGGCAAAAGATCGTCTATATGAGATCCACACGTGCTCAAATAGCGATTTAAATGAAGAAATAATGAAAAACATACAAGCATTAACACAAGTGAATCCAATTGTTGAAATGATAGATGAGAAAATGTTAGCAAATAATGTTGAACGAAAAGAAAAGAAAGAACCGGAACAACATTTGGGAGAATACGTGGATGAAGATCCAGCCATTGAGTTTCATGCGGAACAACAACAAATGATCCATAAATTGACAAAAACAGCACAGTTACTTCGGGATGTCCCGACGATGGAGAAAGTAAGTAAACAATTGATGGAAAGGGCAAAACGTTTAAAAGAGAAACAGTTTACGGTCGCTTTATTTGGAGCTTTTAGTGCGGGGAAATCATCTTTTGCAAATGCATTAATTGGAGAAAAGCTACTGCCGGTTTCACCAAATCCGACTACAGCAACAATTAATCGTATTTTACCAGCAAATGAAGCGCATCCGGCAAAAACAGGGGTAGTCACCTTAAAACGTACAGAGCAATTACTTTCCGATATTAATGAGGCGTTAGAAATTTTCGGAATGCAAGCGGCGAATCTTGCTGAAGCATATGAAACTGTTAACAAGTTAATGAAAAAAGAAAATGAGCGGAAAGAGTTTCAAACGCAAATTTCTTTTCTATCGGCCTTTGCAAAAGGTTATCCGATTTATAAAGATGAATTAGGAAAACAATTGTCGGTAGGTGAAAACGAATTTAAACAGTTTGTTGCTGAAGAAGAAAAATCTTGTTTTGTAGAAGCAATTGATTTCCATATTGACTCCACGATTACAAATCATGGCATTACTTTTGTTGATACTCCAGGAGCTGATTCAATTAATGCGCGACATACAGATGTTGCTTTTGAATATATAAAGAATGCTGATGCGATTATATTTGTTACTTATTACAATCATGCATTTTCAAAGGCGGACCGTGAGTTTTTAATTCAGCTTGGACGAGTAAAAGATCAATTTGCTCTTGATAAAATGTTCTTTATTGTTAATGCGATTGACCTTGCCAATTCAGAGGAAGAACTTAATGATGTGGTAATTTATGTTCAAGACCAGCTATTATCATATGGAATTCGTAATCCGAAAATTTATCCAGTCTCCAGTATGAATGCGTTAAAAGAAAGACGGTCCGGGAAAAATTATGATTCGAAGTTTTTACAATTTGAGCAAGGATTTTATCGATTCATTTCCTATGATTTAGGGAAAATTGCCCTTACAACAAGTAAAAATGAGTGGAATCATGCTGTAGAACGATTACGGCATTTAGTTGAAACAGCGAATACGAATCAGCAACAAAAAGAAGAAAAGCGGAAAATATTATTTGAAAAACGATTAGAAAGTGAAAAATTAATAAAAGGATATACAACCTCATTATTAGAAGACCAAATAAAACAAGAATTAAATGAATTAGTCTATTATATTCGGCAACGTGCCAATTATCGTTTTAACGACTTTTTCATTGAAGCATTTAACCCTGCGACAATTAAAGGTAGTGGAGGTGAAGTAAAAAAAGCACTTGAACGTGCTTGTAAGGAATTACTTCAATCGATTGGTTTTGATTTAACTCAAGAATTGCGTGCTACTTCTTTACGTTTGGAAAACTTCTTATCTATGAAGTTAAACCAAACATTTGAACATATGACAAAGCGGCTTTGCGAGCTAGATGATAATTTATCCTATAGCTTATTTGAAATGACTAGGATAGACACACCAACTTTTACAAATGAATTAAAAGATATACCAATACAAGAATTTTCAAAACCGCTTTCGATGTTTAAGAGTACGCGGACATTTTTTGAAAAGAATGAAAAAAAATTAATGGCTGAAGCAATTCAGACAATAGTAGAAAAACATATCATTAAATATATACAAAAAATGGAAGCTAATATTTTAACGCTATTTTCTAAAATATTAAGTGAACAATTTAAACGATTACTAGATCAATTATTACTAGAAACAAGCGAACAATATGAAGGTTTTGTAACGATTTTAGAAGACAAAATTGATTTGAACCATTTAAAAAATCGTTTAAATAAGGTAGAATTATTATTTGTGAATAACAATAGTGAACAGAAATTTGATTAG